Proteins encoded in a region of the Orcinus orca chromosome X, mOrcOrc1.1, whole genome shotgun sequence genome:
- the LOC101275484 gene encoding translationally-controlled tumor protein-like translates to MIIYWDLISHDEMFSDIYKIQEVEDGLCLGVEGKMVSRTEGNIDDSLIGGNASAEGPEGEGTESTVTTGVDIVMNHHLQETSFTKEAYKKYIKDYMKSIKGKLEEQRPERGKPVMTGAEQIKHILANFKHYQFFIGENMNLDGMAALLDCSEDGVTPYRIFFKDGLEMEKC, encoded by the coding sequence ATGATCATCTACTGGGACCTCATCAGCCATGATGAGATGTTCTCCGACATCTACAAGATCCAGGAGGTCGAGGACGGCCTGtgtctgggggtggaggggaagatGGTCAGTAGGACAGAGGGTAACATTGATGACTCGCTCATTGGTGGAAATGCCTCCGCTGAAGGCCCCGAGGGAGAAGGTACCGAAAGCACAGTAACCACTGGTGTGGATATTGTCATGAACCATCACTTGCAGGAAACCAGCTTCACAAAAGAAGCCTACAAGAAGTACATCAAAGATTACATGAAGTCAATCAAAGGGAAGCTTGAAGAACAGAgaccagaaagaggaaaacctgTCATGACAGGGGCAGAACAGATCAAGCACATccttgctaatttcaaacactATCAGTTCTTTATTGGTGAAAACATGAATCTAGATGGCATGGCTGCTCTGCTGGACTGCAGTGAGGACGGTGTGACCCCATATAGGATTTTCTTTAAGGACggtttagaaatggaaaaatgttaa